A DNA window from Actinokineospora baliensis contains the following coding sequences:
- a CDS encoding DUF397 domain-containing protein: MTWRRSSFSGTGGGNNDCVEAACPTPTTVHLRDSKNPGPTLRFTAPAFRSLLTKVG; encoded by the coding sequence ATGACCTGGCGCCGCAGCAGCTTCAGCGGCACTGGCGGCGGCAACAACGACTGCGTCGAAGCGGCCTGCCCCACCCCCACCACCGTCCACCTGCGGGACAGCAAGAACCCCGGCCCCACCCTCCGGTTCACCGCCCCCGCCTTCCGCAGCCTCCTCACCAAGGTCGGCTGA